ACAGGACGCCGACGCGACCGTGACGGTCACGGACGCGAACGCCGATAACGAACCCGTCGCAGACGCGACCGTCGACGTAACCCTCGCTGACGGCGAAGACGCCTCGTACGCGGATACGGGCACGTACACTACCGGCGAGGACGGTACTGTCACCCTCGATGCGCCGACCGGTAACGAGAGCGTCGACGTGGCGATCACCGCGACGGTCAACGGCACCACCGCCGAGACGACCGCCACCCTCGAGCCGCTGAGCGAACTCGAGGTCGACAACTTCGGCGCGCTGGTCTCGCAGTTCGTCGAGCAGCAGCGCAACGAGACCGACGGGCCGCTCGGCCTCGCGGTGGCGGACTTCGTCGTCGAGAACAACCCCGGTAACGCGCCCGATCACGCCGGTCCGCCGGACCACGCCGGCCCGCCGGGTGACGATGACGACGATGACAAGAAGCAGGGGCCGCCGGACCACGCCGGCCAGTCTGACGGCGACGGCGACGACGACAAGAAGCAGGGACCGCCGGACCACGCTGGACCGTCGGACGATGACGAATCGGGCGACGATACGGACAGCGACGAAGAGTCGGACGACGATGGTGACGACGGAAACAGCGGTAACGGCAACAGCAACGGCAACGGCGGCGGTCCGCCGGACCACGCCGGACCGAACTGAGACCCGGAACCGAACGCAACGATGATCTCGATACCGGTCGACGAAAACCGATCGATCCGCGCGCTGTCAG
The DNA window shown above is from Halopiger xanaduensis SH-6 and carries:
- a CDS encoding prealbumin-like fold domain-containing protein — encoded protein: MRNTKPLAVMLATALLLSVLFAGGGIATVAASNASANDSVEPAINVAQDADATVTVTDANADNEPVADATVDVTLADGEDASYADTGTYTTGEDGTVTLDAPTGNESVDVAITATVNGTTAETTATLEPLSELEVDNFGALVSQFVEQQRNETDGPLGLAVADFVVENNPGNAPDHAGPPDHAGPPGDDDDDDKKQGPPDHAGQSDGDGDDDKKQGPPDHAGPSDDDESGDDTDSDEESDDDGDDGNSGNGNSNGNGGGPPDHAGPN